In Leifsonia sp. ZF2019, a genomic segment contains:
- a CDS encoding glycoside hydrolase family 78 protein, with product MTVVVERPRFERRAATPSRTLGIGVAAPRLSWRSSSPDPSWTQAAYEIEVTRGAGAEVFAVASPDSVFVPWPAAPLRPREEAEVRVRVRSGDDAPWSEWSAPALVEAGVLDAAEWTAHAIGPGPQPDDRDGRPALLRQEFTAPAGLARAVLRATAHGVFEAEINGRRVGDDALAPGWTAYKHRLRVVSYDVTDLVEPGANAIGAWLGDGWYRGRIGFEGGVRELYGDRTAFFAELELTAADGSRTVVVTDGSWLTHPSPIVRSGLYDGEKFDATEHLPGWSRAGFDAVGWTAAEVLPLDTALLVAPDGPPVRCTAERTPVSITPLVGGRLLLDFGQNLAGRLRIRSASSTAGETIALRHAEVLQGGELYTRPLRQAASVDAYVADGGPIDWEPRFTIHGFRFAEVSGWTGDPRDLEVVARVYHSDMTRTGTFESSNPLVNRLHENVLWSMRSNFVDIPTDCPQRDERLGWTGDIQVFTPTAAGLFDVSGFLASWLKDVAAEQLPDGTVPWYVPVVPGGPYWTPIRPGAVWGDAAVLTPWDLYRHYGDRQVLADQYASARAWVDLVEREAGPSRLWESGQQLGDWLDPTAPPEDPTVATTDKYLVATAYFEHSARILGRIASELGRDEDAARYATLADEVRVAFRAKHMMPGGTLVNHAQTAYALAIAFDLFDADELAAAGESLRDLVASNGYRIGTGFAGTPLIANALSAAGQTAAAYRLLLERECPSWLYTVLSGGTTIWERWDSQLPDGTVNPGEMTSFNHYALGSVAAWMHDTIAGIAPLEPAFRRFRVAPQPGGGLTWARRTLETPYGEVAAAWTLTDGVFDLVVDVPTGTTAEVVLPSGATTTASPGRYRFAEPASITEPVPVP from the coding sequence ATGACCGTCGTCGTCGAACGACCGCGCTTCGAGCGCCGCGCCGCGACCCCGTCCCGCACGCTCGGGATCGGCGTCGCCGCCCCGCGCCTGAGCTGGCGTTCCTCCTCCCCCGACCCCTCCTGGACGCAGGCCGCGTACGAGATCGAGGTCACCCGCGGGGCCGGTGCCGAGGTCTTCGCGGTCGCGTCCCCCGACTCCGTCTTCGTGCCGTGGCCCGCCGCTCCGCTCCGCCCGCGGGAGGAGGCCGAGGTGCGAGTCCGTGTGCGCTCCGGCGACGACGCGCCGTGGTCCGAGTGGTCGGCGCCCGCGCTCGTCGAGGCGGGCGTCCTCGACGCCGCCGAATGGACGGCGCACGCGATCGGGCCCGGCCCGCAGCCTGACGACCGCGACGGCCGGCCCGCCCTGCTGCGCCAGGAGTTCACCGCACCCGCCGGCCTGGCGCGCGCGGTTCTGCGCGCCACCGCCCACGGCGTCTTCGAGGCCGAGATCAATGGCCGCCGGGTCGGCGACGACGCCCTCGCTCCCGGCTGGACCGCATACAAGCACCGTCTGCGCGTCGTCTCGTACGACGTCACCGACCTCGTGGAGCCCGGCGCGAACGCGATCGGCGCCTGGCTCGGCGACGGCTGGTATCGCGGCCGCATCGGATTCGAGGGAGGCGTGCGCGAGTTGTACGGCGACCGCACCGCGTTCTTCGCCGAGCTCGAGCTCACCGCCGCGGACGGCTCGCGCACCGTCGTCGTGACCGACGGCTCCTGGCTGACGCATCCCTCCCCCATCGTCCGCTCCGGCCTGTACGACGGCGAGAAGTTCGACGCGACCGAGCACCTGCCCGGCTGGTCGCGCGCCGGGTTCGACGCGGTCGGATGGACCGCCGCCGAGGTGCTCCCCCTCGACACGGCGCTCCTCGTCGCTCCTGACGGGCCGCCCGTCCGCTGCACCGCCGAGCGCACCCCCGTCTCGATCACGCCGCTCGTCGGCGGCCGGCTGCTGCTCGACTTCGGGCAGAACCTCGCCGGGCGCCTGCGGATCCGCTCCGCCTCCTCGACCGCCGGGGAGACCATCGCCCTCCGTCACGCCGAGGTGCTGCAAGGCGGGGAGCTCTACACGCGGCCGCTGCGCCAGGCCGCATCGGTCGACGCCTACGTCGCCGACGGCGGACCGATCGACTGGGAGCCGCGCTTCACCATCCACGGCTTCCGCTTCGCCGAGGTCTCCGGCTGGACCGGCGACCCGCGCGACCTCGAGGTCGTCGCGCGGGTCTACCACTCGGACATGACGCGCACCGGCACCTTCGAGTCCTCCAACCCGCTGGTGAACCGGCTCCACGAGAACGTGCTGTGGAGCATGCGCAGCAACTTCGTCGACATCCCGACCGACTGCCCGCAGCGGGACGAGCGGCTCGGCTGGACGGGCGACATCCAGGTCTTCACTCCCACGGCGGCCGGGCTCTTCGACGTCTCAGGCTTCCTCGCCTCCTGGCTCAAGGATGTCGCCGCCGAGCAGCTGCCCGACGGCACCGTGCCCTGGTACGTGCCGGTCGTGCCGGGCGGCCCGTACTGGACGCCGATCCGCCCCGGCGCCGTGTGGGGCGACGCGGCCGTGCTGACCCCCTGGGACCTCTACCGGCACTACGGCGACCGCCAGGTCCTCGCCGACCAGTACGCCAGCGCGCGTGCCTGGGTCGACCTCGTCGAGCGGGAGGCCGGGCCGTCGCGGCTGTGGGAGTCCGGTCAGCAGCTGGGCGACTGGCTGGACCCGACCGCGCCCCCGGAGGACCCGACCGTCGCCACGACGGACAAGTACCTGGTCGCGACGGCGTACTTCGAGCACTCCGCGCGCATCCTCGGACGCATCGCCTCCGAGCTCGGGCGGGACGAGGACGCGGCCCGCTACGCGACGCTCGCCGACGAGGTGCGCGTCGCATTCCGCGCGAAGCATATGATGCCGGGCGGCACTCTCGTCAACCACGCGCAGACCGCCTACGCGCTCGCGATCGCTTTCGATCTCTTCGACGCGGACGAGCTCGCCGCGGCCGGGGAGAGCCTGCGCGACCTGGTCGCCTCCAACGGCTATCGCATCGGAACGGGCTTTGCCGGCACCCCGCTCATCGCGAACGCGCTGAGCGCGGCGGGCCAGACCGCCGCCGCCTACCGCCTCCTGCTCGAGCGCGAGTGCCCCTCCTGGCTCTACACCGTGCTCTCCGGAGGGACGACGATCTGGGAGCGCTGGGACAGCCAGCTGCCCGACGGCACGGTCAACCCGGGCGAGATGACCTCGTTCAACCACTACGCGCTGGGGTCGGTCGCCGCGTGGATGCACGACACGATCGCCGGGATCGCGCCCCTGGAACCCGCGTTCCGGCGCTTCCGGGTCGCCCCGCAGCCGGGCGGCGGCCTGACCTGGGCGCGACGGACGCTCGAGACGCCGTATGGCGAGGTGGCCGCGGCGTGGACGCTCACCGACGGCGTCTTCGACCTGGTCGTCGACGTCCCGACCGGCACCACCGCGGAGGTCGTGCTCCCGAGCGGCGCGACGACGACGGCCTCCCCCGGCCGGTACCGCTTCGCCGAGCCGGCCTCGATCACCGAGCCGGTGCCCGTGCCATGA
- a CDS encoding ABC transporter substrate-binding protein, with translation MITAPRRHRRLVAIGAVLAAGALALTACSGTGGGGSSSGGNFTTLGLTSNTTPNDTLKALSTGTCSAAQKDAPIKTDADDQTQHDQKLQLLAGQNALPSLFVSPGTPDLAKQFISGGKLVDISAELKKDGLDDAILPIAASTMEKLYGQKDSYALPNELNIEGIWYNKKIFTDNGIDVPGTWDELTAASDKLLAKGIQPFAGDGKDGWPITRLVGAYILRDLGPDAMQAVADGKAKLTDADYVKAADEVSKLGKAGAFGAGVASTDYNGATNQFLTGKAAMFYMGSWIVSNFNDKTQNQIGADNIGFMPFPAVSGGKGSIDQTPANVGQPLMMSKAAYNDGSAAWLKCIAQNYGDEVLSKSGVVSGFKLNTEHTDVSALTKGVQDTVNNSKSAVLWFEALFSSKATTASQTNGGSLGNGSLSGADFMQQVQTALGQ, from the coding sequence GTGATCACAGCACCTCGCCGCCACCGGCGCCTCGTCGCCATCGGCGCCGTCCTCGCCGCCGGAGCGCTCGCTCTGACCGCGTGCTCGGGCACGGGAGGCGGTGGAAGCAGCAGCGGAGGGAACTTCACCACCCTCGGCCTCACCAGCAACACCACGCCGAACGACACCCTCAAGGCGCTCAGCACCGGCACCTGCTCCGCCGCCCAGAAGGACGCGCCCATCAAGACGGACGCCGACGACCAGACCCAGCACGACCAGAAGCTCCAGCTCCTCGCGGGCCAGAACGCCCTCCCGAGCCTGTTCGTCAGCCCGGGCACGCCCGACCTCGCCAAGCAGTTCATCTCCGGCGGCAAGCTCGTGGACATCAGCGCCGAGCTGAAGAAGGACGGCCTCGACGACGCCATCCTCCCCATCGCCGCCTCCACGATGGAGAAGCTGTACGGCCAGAAGGACAGCTACGCGCTGCCCAACGAGCTCAACATCGAGGGCATCTGGTACAACAAGAAGATCTTCACGGACAACGGGATCGACGTCCCCGGCACGTGGGATGAGCTCACCGCCGCGAGCGACAAGCTCCTCGCCAAGGGCATCCAGCCCTTCGCCGGCGACGGCAAGGACGGCTGGCCGATCACCCGCCTCGTCGGCGCGTACATCCTCCGTGACCTCGGCCCCGACGCGATGCAGGCCGTGGCCGACGGCAAGGCCAAGCTGACCGACGCGGACTACGTGAAGGCGGCGGACGAGGTCTCGAAGCTCGGCAAGGCCGGGGCGTTCGGCGCCGGCGTCGCCTCGACCGACTACAACGGAGCGACGAACCAGTTCCTCACCGGCAAGGCCGCGATGTTCTACATGGGCTCGTGGATCGTGTCGAACTTCAACGACAAGACGCAGAACCAGATCGGCGCCGACAACATCGGCTTCATGCCGTTCCCGGCCGTCTCCGGAGGCAAGGGCAGCATCGACCAGACGCCCGCCAACGTCGGTCAGCCGCTGATGATGAGCAAGGCCGCCTACAACGACGGCTCCGCCGCGTGGCTCAAGTGCATCGCCCAGAACTACGGCGACGAGGTGCTCTCGAAGTCCGGTGTCGTCTCCGGCTTCAAGCTCAACACGGAGCACACCGACGTCTCGGCGCTCACCAAGGGCGTGCAGGACACCGTGAACAACTCGAAGTCGGCCGTGCTCTGGTTCGAGGCGCTGTTCAGCTCCAAGGCGACCACCGCCAGCCAGACCAACGGCGGCTCGCTCGGCAACGGCTCGCTCTCCGGCGCCGACTTCATGCAGCAGGTCCAGACCGCGCTCGGTCAGTAG
- a CDS encoding carbohydrate ABC transporter permease, which produces MNSVLGSRRTALLLVGPALLVYTAITLVPIVWSFGYTFFSGGLIQGFTFAGLKNFQTFFTDPNAWNALLFTAKYAIIVTIGQVVIGYLLALMYVFFLRRASSFVRTVVFFPVVLPTVAVSLLFQRMFQLTPQPGPANALIQAFGGTGTDFLGHADSAFWVLIIMDIWRSMGFYAVLLFAGLVDIPDEIIESARLDGAGRWSLVRNIILPLSAPVLLSSIIFSINGTLKVFDSVVALTNGGPGSATTPLTLYMFQTSFTYGDYGYGSTIALMLTILCLIVTVFIFRGSRRDLTKG; this is translated from the coding sequence ATGAACTCCGTGCTCGGCAGCAGACGCACCGCCCTCCTCCTGGTCGGCCCCGCGCTCCTCGTCTACACCGCGATCACGCTCGTCCCGATCGTGTGGTCGTTCGGCTACACCTTCTTCTCCGGCGGCCTCATCCAGGGCTTCACCTTCGCCGGCCTCAAGAACTTCCAGACCTTCTTCACCGACCCGAACGCGTGGAACGCGCTGCTGTTCACGGCGAAGTACGCGATCATCGTGACCATCGGCCAGGTCGTCATCGGCTACCTGCTGGCGCTGATGTACGTGTTCTTCCTGCGCCGCGCCTCCAGCTTCGTCCGCACCGTCGTGTTCTTCCCGGTCGTGCTCCCGACCGTCGCGGTGTCGCTGCTCTTCCAGCGCATGTTCCAGCTGACCCCGCAGCCCGGCCCGGCCAACGCACTGATCCAGGCCTTCGGCGGCACCGGCACCGACTTTCTCGGGCACGCCGACAGCGCGTTCTGGGTGCTGATCATCATGGACATCTGGCGCTCGATGGGCTTCTACGCCGTGCTGCTCTTCGCCGGCCTGGTCGACATCCCCGACGAGATCATCGAGTCGGCGCGCCTCGACGGCGCGGGCCGCTGGTCCCTCGTGCGCAACATCATCCTGCCGCTGTCGGCGCCGGTGCTGCTCTCGTCGATCATCTTCTCCATCAACGGCACGCTGAAAGTGTTCGACTCCGTCGTCGCCCTGACGAACGGAGGCCCGGGCAGCGCGACCACGCCGCTGACCCTGTACATGTTCCAGACCTCGTTCACGTACGGCGACTACGGCTACGGCTCCACCATCGCGTTGATGCTGACCATCCTGTGCCTCATCGTGACCGTCTTCATCTTCCGCGGCTCCCGGCGCGACCTGACGAAGGGCTGA
- a CDS encoding carbohydrate ABC transporter permease yields the protein MTAVTDLDHGVALKRGPAGAPGRSGRRFLGRLPMNILIGLLLIVEIYPLVWILLGSFKTQDEFLNDPFWTLPSSWDLSNYVSAFTTGNLGQYILNSVLTVFPALFLMLALGVAAAFALEILVWKGRGTILLLFLAGIMVPGQMVLLPLFSIYFNLQLTGTLWPLIITYTASGLPLTVFMVATYFRAVPRELFEAATLDGAGMLRQFWSIGVPIVRNAIFTVGLVQFFFLWNDLLIALTFTNSESLRTIQVGLLNFTGQYGAIQYGPLFAAICVSIFGTLLLYLFLNQRVMKGLAAGSVKG from the coding sequence ATGACCGCCGTCACCGACCTCGACCACGGCGTCGCGCTGAAGCGCGGGCCCGCAGGAGCCCCCGGCCGTTCGGGCCGCCGCTTCCTCGGCCGCCTGCCGATGAACATCCTCATCGGCCTGCTGCTGATCGTGGAGATCTACCCGCTGGTGTGGATCCTCCTCGGTTCGTTCAAGACGCAGGACGAGTTCCTCAACGACCCCTTCTGGACGCTGCCCAGCTCGTGGGACCTGAGCAACTACGTCAGCGCGTTCACGACGGGCAACCTGGGCCAGTACATCCTGAACAGCGTCCTCACCGTGTTCCCGGCGCTGTTCCTCATGCTGGCGCTCGGCGTCGCCGCCGCGTTCGCCCTCGAGATCCTGGTGTGGAAGGGGCGGGGCACCATCCTGCTGCTGTTCCTGGCCGGGATCATGGTGCCCGGGCAGATGGTGCTGCTGCCGTTGTTCTCCATCTACTTCAACCTGCAGCTGACCGGGACGCTCTGGCCGCTCATCATCACGTACACCGCGTCGGGTCTGCCGCTGACCGTGTTCATGGTGGCGACCTACTTCCGGGCGGTGCCGCGCGAACTGTTCGAGGCGGCCACTCTCGACGGTGCCGGAATGCTCCGGCAGTTCTGGTCCATCGGCGTGCCGATCGTGCGCAACGCGATCTTCACCGTCGGCCTCGTGCAGTTCTTCTTCCTCTGGAACGACCTGCTCATCGCGCTGACCTTCACCAACAGCGAGAGCCTGCGCACCATCCAGGTGGGCCTGCTCAACTTCACGGGGCAGTACGGGGCCATCCAGTACGGGCCGCTGTTCGCCGCGATCTGCGTCAGCATCTTCGGCACCCTGCTGCTGTACCTCTTCCTCAACCAGCGCGTGATGAAGGGCCTCGCGGCGGGCTCGGTCAAAGGCTGA
- a CDS encoding MFS transporter, which yields MFRSLAGVNYRIWAAGALVSNVGTWMQRTAQDWIVLTQLTHNNAAAVGFVMALQFGPQLLLLPITGWAADHLDRRKLLMATQGAMGVLGLGLGLLTVTGVVELWHVYVFALLLGVVAAFDAPARQTFVSELVAGPNLSNAVALNSASFNAARLLGPAVAGLLTAAVGAGWVFLINAATFGAVLLSLMTLRREQLYRTERAKRTRGGLVDGFRYVRNRPDILVILVMVFLIGTFGLNFPIFISTMSVTVFHQGAGEYGILSSVMAIGSVVGALLSARRERPRVALLFAGAALFGAGCALAAVMPTYWLFAIALILVGVSSQTLMTTANGTVQMTTDPVLRGRVMAIYMAIFMGGTPVGAPIVGWVADTFGPRWAMGVGAASGFAAALVGVFYLVRYRGLRVRFTGVRPRVVLNPREQLREELADTEATATRTS from the coding sequence ATGTTCCGCTCCTTGGCCGGCGTCAACTACCGCATCTGGGCCGCCGGCGCGCTGGTCTCCAATGTCGGCACGTGGATGCAGCGCACGGCGCAGGACTGGATCGTCCTCACCCAGCTCACCCACAACAACGCCGCCGCCGTCGGGTTCGTGATGGCGCTGCAGTTCGGCCCGCAGCTCCTCCTCCTCCCCATCACGGGGTGGGCGGCCGACCACCTCGACCGGCGCAAGCTCCTCATGGCGACGCAGGGCGCGATGGGAGTGCTCGGCCTCGGTCTCGGCCTGCTGACCGTCACCGGCGTGGTGGAGCTGTGGCACGTGTACGTGTTCGCACTGCTGCTCGGCGTGGTCGCGGCGTTCGACGCGCCCGCCCGGCAGACCTTCGTCTCCGAGCTCGTCGCGGGCCCCAACCTCTCCAACGCGGTCGCCCTCAACTCGGCGTCGTTCAACGCGGCGCGGCTCCTCGGTCCCGCCGTCGCCGGTCTGCTGACGGCCGCAGTGGGGGCGGGATGGGTGTTCCTCATCAACGCCGCGACCTTCGGCGCCGTCCTCCTCTCGCTGATGACCCTGCGTCGCGAGCAGCTCTACCGCACGGAGCGGGCCAAGCGGACGCGCGGCGGCCTCGTCGACGGCTTCCGCTACGTGCGCAACCGCCCGGACATCCTCGTGATCCTGGTGATGGTCTTCCTCATCGGCACGTTCGGCCTCAACTTCCCGATCTTCATCTCGACCATGTCCGTGACGGTGTTCCACCAGGGGGCGGGCGAGTACGGCATCCTGTCGTCGGTCATGGCGATCGGCTCGGTCGTCGGCGCTCTGCTCTCGGCGCGGCGCGAGCGCCCGCGCGTCGCCCTGCTCTTCGCCGGTGCGGCCCTGTTCGGTGCGGGATGCGCCCTCGCCGCCGTCATGCCGACCTACTGGCTCTTCGCGATCGCGCTCATCCTCGTGGGCGTCTCGTCGCAGACCCTCATGACGACCGCGAACGGCACGGTGCAGATGACCACGGATCCCGTGCTGCGCGGCCGGGTGATGGCCATCTACATGGCGATCTTCATGGGCGGGACGCCGGTGGGCGCGCCGATCGTCGGCTGGGTCGCCGACACGTTCGGCCCACGATGGGCGATGGGCGTCGGCGCGGCGAGCGGATTCGCCGCCGCCCTCGTCGGCGTCTTCTACCTCGTCAGGTATCGCGGCCTCCGCGTGCGCTTCACCGGCGTGCGCCCCCGCGTCGTGCTCAACCCCCGCGAGCAGCTCCGCGAGGAGCTCGCGGACACCGAGGCCACCGCCACGCGCACCTCCTGA
- a CDS encoding MarR family winged helix-turn-helix transcriptional regulator — protein MASRITTHDLSSALRIAVARLSRRLRAEKEDDELSDSQTSTLAFLVREGSGTIGRLSEHERVKPPSMNRIVNHLEQAGYVARTADAEDGRKVVVVPTEAGRGLVAETRRRRDAWLHQRLRGLTAEQRAVLVEAAAIMREVADS, from the coding sequence GTGGCTTCCCGCATCACGACGCACGACCTCAGCAGCGCACTGCGCATCGCGGTCGCGCGTCTCTCACGTCGGCTGCGCGCCGAGAAGGAGGACGACGAGCTCAGCGACTCCCAGACCTCCACGCTCGCCTTCCTCGTGCGCGAGGGCTCCGGGACGATCGGCAGGCTCAGCGAGCACGAGCGCGTCAAGCCGCCCTCGATGAACCGCATCGTCAACCACCTGGAGCAGGCGGGCTACGTCGCGCGCACGGCCGACGCCGAGGACGGACGCAAGGTCGTTGTCGTCCCGACCGAGGCCGGGCGCGGGCTCGTCGCCGAGACGCGCCGCCGGCGCGACGCCTGGCTGCACCAGCGCCTCCGCGGCCTCACCGCCGAGCAGCGCGCCGTGCTGGTGGAGGCCGCCGCGATCATGCGCGAGGTCGCCGACTCGTGA
- a CDS encoding alpha/beta hydrolase, with protein sequence MQHTFTDDDGIRIHYDAYPAVGPARAAVQIAHGVGEHAARYRPLAERLAAAGYAVYADDHLGHGRTGMEQWGGDATKLGRLGPGGLRAAIRDVRAFSHLVRAENPAVPLVYLGHSWGSLMGQIILNRHSDEYDAAVLSGTAYRMVGSMNSGDLNKRHAHLGTTGAEWLSRDPRVAEEFVDDPLTTLTPLQKLFGLTDAARMLGRPARGLARDLPLLIQVGSDDPLGGEASARRLERAYRTRSGLSDVTTIVYPGARHEIYNETNRDEVVADLLAWLDPRLPARA encoded by the coding sequence GTGCAGCACACCTTCACCGACGACGACGGCATCCGCATCCACTACGACGCGTATCCGGCCGTCGGTCCGGCGCGGGCCGCCGTGCAGATCGCCCACGGTGTCGGGGAGCATGCGGCCCGTTACCGGCCGCTCGCAGAGCGGCTGGCCGCCGCCGGATACGCGGTCTACGCCGACGACCATCTCGGCCACGGGCGCACGGGCATGGAGCAGTGGGGCGGCGACGCGACGAAACTCGGAAGGCTCGGTCCCGGGGGCCTCCGCGCGGCGATCCGGGACGTGCGCGCCTTCAGTCATCTCGTCCGGGCCGAGAACCCGGCTGTGCCGCTGGTCTACCTCGGACACAGCTGGGGCTCGCTGATGGGCCAGATCATCCTGAACCGGCACAGCGACGAGTACGACGCCGCCGTGCTCTCGGGCACGGCGTACCGGATGGTCGGGTCGATGAACAGCGGCGACCTCAACAAGCGGCACGCCCACCTGGGCACCACCGGGGCGGAATGGCTGAGCCGCGACCCGCGGGTCGCCGAGGAGTTCGTGGACGACCCGCTCACCACCCTGACTCCGCTGCAGAAGCTGTTCGGGCTGACGGACGCCGCGCGGATGCTGGGGCGCCCGGCGCGCGGGCTGGCCCGCGACCTCCCGCTGCTCATCCAGGTGGGGAGCGACGACCCGCTCGGCGGGGAGGCCTCCGCCCGCCGCCTCGAGCGGGCGTACCGCACGCGGTCCGGGCTCAGCGACGTCACCACGATCGTCTACCCCGGCGCCCGCCACGAGATCTACAACGAGACCAACCGCGACGAGGTCGTCGCCGACCTCCTCGCCTGGCTCGACCCCCGCCTTCCCGCGCGCGCCTGA
- a CDS encoding SRPBCC family protein codes for MAEYEIVREYAYPIEEVWAVLTDPAQVAQWTTTGQGGRPEGFVPEPGTRFRFVGKPTIGWAGTVYCEIVSVDAPHAMHYTWRGDEGSDAVTDVRYLLEETPGGTRFTWSHSGFTGIGGFAMARLLGSVRKKMLTTGLPPILDAYHRARASR; via the coding sequence ATGGCCGAATACGAGATCGTCCGCGAGTACGCGTATCCGATCGAGGAGGTGTGGGCAGTGCTGACCGATCCGGCGCAGGTCGCCCAGTGGACCACCACCGGGCAGGGCGGACGGCCCGAGGGCTTCGTGCCGGAGCCGGGCACCCGATTCCGGTTCGTCGGGAAGCCGACCATCGGGTGGGCGGGGACCGTCTACTGCGAGATCGTCAGCGTCGACGCGCCACACGCGATGCACTACACCTGGCGGGGCGACGAGGGTAGCGATGCGGTCACCGACGTGCGCTACCTCCTCGAGGAGACACCGGGCGGGACACGATTCACCTGGAGCCATTCGGGCTTCACGGGCATCGGCGGGTTCGCGATGGCGCGCCTGCTGGGCAGCGTGCGGAAGAAGATGCTCACGACCGGTCTGCCGCCGATCCTCGACGCATACCACCGCGCCCGCGCGTCCCGATGA
- a CDS encoding TetR/AcrR family transcriptional regulator: MPEAKRDPRRRGAATRERAQQVALRLFTEQGYEATSLRQIADELGINKASLYYHFDGKEAILQSVLDQRGDEAEGLLDWARRQPPSPGLLREAVSRWVDSFTTDKLQGIRFLAANPNLLSGFHGRVAPPRVGVGLSELAEHLIDLLPTPSAADSVMLRMALLSINAAVQASAGTGVPDEAVVAAARRTADVITASLTAPAATV; encoded by the coding sequence GTGCCAGAAGCGAAGCGCGATCCCCGGAGGCGTGGAGCCGCCACGCGCGAGCGAGCCCAGCAGGTCGCCCTCCGGCTCTTCACCGAGCAGGGCTATGAAGCGACGTCCCTGCGACAGATCGCAGACGAGCTCGGGATCAACAAGGCGTCGCTCTACTACCACTTCGATGGCAAGGAGGCGATTCTCCAGTCGGTGCTCGACCAGCGCGGGGATGAAGCGGAGGGCCTCCTCGACTGGGCGCGCCGGCAGCCCCCGTCGCCGGGTCTGCTCCGAGAAGCGGTCTCCCGCTGGGTCGACTCGTTCACCACGGACAAGCTGCAGGGCATCCGGTTCCTCGCCGCCAATCCGAATCTGCTGTCGGGCTTCCATGGTCGTGTCGCGCCTCCGCGGGTCGGCGTCGGCCTGTCGGAGCTCGCGGAGCACCTGATCGATCTGCTCCCGACGCCGTCCGCCGCGGATTCCGTGATGCTCCGGATGGCCCTTCTCTCCATCAACGCCGCCGTCCAGGCGTCGGCCGGAACGGGCGTTCCCGACGAGGCCGTCGTCGCCGCCGCCCGCCGGACCGCGGACGTCATCACTGCCTCCCTCACCGCACCTGCCGCGACGGTGTAG
- a CDS encoding lipoate--protein ligase family protein, with protein MHGEYKVPGGKLVVVDLEVVDGRISGFRLAGDFFLEPDTALEAIDAAVNGLPAESDAKTIASAVKDALPEGAILLGFSPDAVAVAIRRALAKATSWRDYPWEIVHAKAVSPLMHLALDEVLTTEVGDGRRGPTLRIWEWDEPAVVIGSFQSVKNEVDPENAEKYGIQVVRRITGGGAMFMEAGSVVTYSIYAPADLVQGMSFADSYAFLDEWAIIALKSLGIDAVYQPLNDITSPSGKIGGAAQKRLGSGAVLHHVTMSYDMDGQKMTEVLRIGREKISDKGITSAAKRVDPLRSQTGLSRAEIIERMKQTFAGLYGATEGDITDAEYAEAERLVEEKFGKDEWLYRVP; from the coding sequence ATGCATGGTGAGTACAAGGTCCCGGGTGGCAAGCTCGTCGTCGTCGACCTGGAGGTCGTGGATGGCCGGATCAGCGGGTTCCGCCTGGCGGGCGACTTCTTCCTGGAGCCCGACACGGCGCTGGAGGCGATCGACGCGGCGGTGAACGGCCTACCGGCCGAGTCGGACGCGAAGACCATCGCGTCGGCCGTCAAGGACGCTCTTCCCGAGGGTGCCATCCTGCTCGGCTTCTCGCCCGACGCCGTCGCCGTCGCCATCCGCCGCGCCCTGGCCAAGGCGACCAGCTGGCGCGACTATCCGTGGGAGATCGTGCACGCCAAGGCCGTCTCGCCGTTGATGCACCTGGCGCTCGACGAGGTCCTCACGACCGAGGTCGGCGACGGACGCCGCGGTCCCACGCTGCGCATCTGGGAGTGGGACGAGCCCGCCGTGGTGATCGGCAGCTTCCAGTCGGTGAAGAACGAGGTCGACCCCGAGAACGCCGAGAAGTACGGCATCCAGGTGGTGCGGCGGATCACGGGCGGCGGCGCGATGTTCATGGAGGCCGGCTCGGTGGTCACGTACTCGATCTACGCGCCCGCCGACCTGGTGCAGGGGATGAGCTTCGCCGACAGCTACGCGTTCCTCGACGAATGGGCGATCATCGCCCTCAAGTCGCTGGGCATCGACGCGGTGTACCAGCCGCTCAACGACATCACGAGCCCGTCCGGAAAGATCGGCGGTGCGGCGCAGAAGCGGCTCGGCTCGGGTGCGGTGCTGCACCACGTCACCATGAGCTACGACATGGACGGCCAGAAGATGACGGAGGTGCTCCGCATCGGTCGAGAGAAGATCAGCGACAAGGGCATCACCAGCGCCGCCAAGCGCGTCGACCCGCTCCGGAGCCAGACGGGCCTCAGCCGCGCCGAGATCATCGAGCGGATGAAGCAGACGTTCGCGGGTCTGTACGGCGCGACGGAGGGCGACATCACGGACGCGGAGTACGCGGAGGCGGAGCGCCTGGTCGAGGAGAAGTTCGGCAAGGACGAGTGGCTGTACCGGGTGCCGTAG